A region of the Litchfieldia alkalitelluris genome:
TGGATTTCAGTTAATTGAATTTCTGTAAGTTGTATTTCAGTTAACTGAATCTCAGTTAGCTGTATTTCAGTTGTTTCTCCAAACACACTTTGCCCTGGTAATAACGCTCCAAATATTGAAACAAAACATAAGATGAATGAAAAAATAATCCCTCTAATCCTCATATCACCAACTCCTTTACTATTACATTCATAGTCTCATTATCTCACCTTTCAAAACAGCTAGACTATTATGCAGAAGATATAAACTACAAAGGTGGAGGTACTATATCATATACAACTTTAGTATTATCCGCTTCCTACTACACAACTTCTAAAACGGTACTAACTGATTTTGAACTGCATAAATAACTACCTGTGAACGACTCTTAACATCTAATTTTTTAAAAATTTTACTAACATGGATTTTAACTGTCTTATCACTAATAAACAGCTTCTCAGCGATTTCTTTGTTACTCAACCCTTCAACTAAACACAAAAGAACATCTTTCTCTCGTTCAGTTAAAGTGGTATCATTTGTTGGTTCTGCTTTTTGTTGGTGAAAAGTAAGAAGTTTTCTCGTCATTGAAGGATGAATGACTGACTCACCTTTCGCCACGGTCCTGATGGCATCAACAACTTGATCAGATGGAGCATCTTTTAATAAGTATCCATCAGCTCCTTCACGAATCGCTGTCATAAAGAACTCATCATGATTATGCATTGTGAGCATTAAGATTTTAATTCCCGGATGCTTTTTCTTTAAAATCCCTGTTACCTCTACTCCATTTTTCCCCGGCATATTTATATCCATCAAGATAATATCTGGCAAAAGTACAGTGGCTTTCTCAATCGCCTCCTCACCAGATATCGCCTCACCAATAACTTGTATATCTTCCTCCAATTCTAATATGGTTTTCAACCCATCTCGTAATACTGCATGGTCATCCACTAACATGAGCTTGATCAAGTAGTTTTCCTCCTTCTAATCCCATTTTAGGGACGGTAATCGTAATTTCGGTTCCACAGTTTCCCTTACTATCGATTTGTAGGGACGCATTGATTGTATCAGCACGGTCACTCATTTGAAGAATCCCAAAATGGGGCTGGTTTCTGGCTTTAATCATGGCCTCATATAAGGAAAAACCAATTCCGTCATCTTTAATCTTTAATAAGATATGTTCAGATTGATAGCTTAATAGAACCTCTATTTTATTGGCATTTGCATGTTTTAAACTATTTTGAAGGCTTTCTTGGAAAGTATCGAATAATACTCTTTCAACCATTGAACTTAATTGAATTTCACTCCCCCTAATTTCAAAGGAAATACATTGATTGAACTCCTTTTTGACTACTTCTAATCTTTTTTCTATGGCAGACACTAAACCCACTCTTTCTGTCGGATATGGTCTTAATGCATAGATGGATTCTCTTACTTCCTTTAGGCTAAGCCTCAGCTTATGTAGACTTTCATTCACTAGCTTCATTGTTTCATCAGGATTTTTTTGAAACCTCTTTTCAGCTGTATCAAGTTTCATAATCGCACCTGCAAGAGTTTGGGCAACACCATCATGAATATCTCGAGCTATTCGGTTCCGCTCTTCTAATAGGATGCGCCTTTCTTGCTCTGAAAATAGCAACCTTGTTTTAATAACGACTGCAAGTTGATTAGCAAGTGTTGCAATTGAGCGAATATCCTCCTCTTCAATGCTTTTAGTACGACTTCTTCCTATCACAAACATTCCAACAGTCTCATTTTCAACTACTAAGGGACAATACAATAATGATTTAATTTCCACCTTAAAAAAGTGGTCGGCAACTCCTCCACTTTTTTTACGATCTGGAAATACAAGATATCTTTTAAAATCATCAAAGTTATGCACTTTATCTATCTG
Encoded here:
- a CDS encoding response regulator → MIKLMLVDDHAVLRDGLKTILELEEDIQVIGEAISGEEAIEKATVLLPDIILMDINMPGKNGVEVTGILKKKHPGIKILMLTMHNHDEFFMTAIREGADGYLLKDAPSDQVVDAIRTVAKGESVIHPSMTRKLLTFHQQKAEPTNDTTLTEREKDVLLCLVEGLSNKEIAEKLFISDKTVKIHVSKIFKKLDVKSRSQVVIYAVQNQLVPF
- a CDS encoding GAF domain-containing sensor histidine kinase; amino-acid sequence: MIEYSEKVGVKMSFLQKREKNSRLFMGLISICGWAIVLHFLLELRVPKDPLVLIVLALFLCVSEYFPMPVWKRVTTITFPLVYVIFINYGMAYTLFVYSIAVLSSNILYRRPLRTVLFNPAQLVISFYIAGLLSQLINPYIGEYGLNGYISGILQYATMLAVYYLMSNLIVDLVLLIRPQVYTYKLWKEKIITESNSAAVSLIYGLLLYILGSQNRGEIDVFSYFFFFFPLIGLSLLSSTITKLKREKQRLNALFSITSELNKKLPTKDWLSPLTSRFNEFIQVDACILWIKEDGIWKKSFCMGHVEYESELQIDKVHNFDDFKRYLVFPDRKKSGGVADHFFKVEIKSLLYCPLVVENETVGMFVIGRSRTKSIEEEDIRSIATLANQLAVVIKTRLLFSEQERRILLEERNRIARDIHDGVAQTLAGAIMKLDTAEKRFQKNPDETMKLVNESLHKLRLSLKEVRESIYALRPYPTERVGLVSAIEKRLEVVKKEFNQCISFEIRGSEIQLSSMVERVLFDTFQESLQNSLKHANANKIEVLLSYQSEHILLKIKDDGIGFSLYEAMIKARNQPHFGILQMSDRADTINASLQIDSKGNCGTEITITVPKMGLEGGKLLDQAHVSG